In Accipiter gentilis chromosome 17, bAccGen1.1, whole genome shotgun sequence, one DNA window encodes the following:
- the AKIP1 gene encoding A-kinase-interacting protein 1, whose product MEGARAGRTAGLARDVLERARRRRRRPAGRLPASAPEEDSERLSAAFASIVNLMNRATKECEKYYSFMAACRCKEHEIKHICRYHGRQAGQRELEPSQEERTEASVALSQAQTCQQHTRQASEDIYIEVSPGTYSVTATSEDMVQQTHVVDVNAGQSYDLTFVL is encoded by the exons atGGAGGGGGCGCGCGCGGGGCGGACGGCGGGGCTGGCGCGCGACGTGCTggagcgggcgcggcggcggaggcggcggccggcgggaCGGCTCCCGGCCTCGGCCCCG GAAGAAGATTCAGAACGTCTCAGTGCAGCATTCGCTTCAATTGTGAACTTGATGAATCGAGCCACAAAGGAATGCGAG AAGTACTATAGCTTCATGGCAGCCTGTAGATGCAAAGAGCATGAAATCAAACACATCTGCAGATACCATGGCAGGCAAGCAGGGCAAAGAGAGCTGGAGCCCTCCCAAGAAGAG aggaCGGAAGCCTCTGTAGCACTCAGTCAAGCTCAAACTTGCCAGCAACAT ACCAGACAAGCTTCCGAAGACATCTACATTGAAGTTTCTCCTGGCACCTATTCTGTCACAGCAACCTCAGAGGACATGGTGCAACAAACCCACGTGGTGGATGTCAACGCAGGACAAAGTTATGATTTAACTTTTGTTCtatga